Proteins from a single region of Anastrepha ludens isolate Willacy chromosome 5, idAnaLude1.1, whole genome shotgun sequence:
- the LOC128862683 gene encoding solute carrier family 12 member 9, translated as MIQQPAERRNGSGETVASDETAPIASHRSGGASSMFRSFGSLFGANSNNGGNVGGIHSPSNATVHGYVEFGMQDPDRSGRTLGTFAGVFSPVALSMFSALVFIRVGFIVGNAGLYVTLLQFVIAYLILLFTVASVCAISTNGAVEGGGVYFMISRTLGLEFGGSIGTLFFLANVVGCAMAISGCTEGMMENFGPGGYFTQYGKSLPDGTWWRFFFSTLINTAMLVVCLIGAALFAKTSVLILGIVTVCLLATYISFLAEGPKEIDVPKENSIIGNTTKLNYTGLSTQTLMDNLYPHYAKDYTSNGKMVDFATTFGVLFAGVTGIMAGANMSGELKSPSRSIPTGTLSAVSFTFVSYILLSFLMALTTPAVTMQNNYLFLMPVNFWPPFTAIGILTATFSTGLSNLIGSSRILEALSKDQVFGSLLKFVLRGTWKGNPVAAVVTSWVLVECILLIGSLNTIAQVNSVLFMLSYLATNLACLGIELTGAPNFRPLFKYFTWHTCLIGLLGTLIMMFVINPIYASSSIILCLILVIALHLFSPASQGTQWGSISQALMFHQVRKYLLMLDSRKDHVKFWRPQMLLLVSSPRSCCPLVDFVNDMKKGGLYVIGHVKVGDYTAFVDPTIEENKYWLSFLDHMKVKAFAEVTLAQSIREGVQHLIRLSGIGAMKPNTIILGFFDSEAPKDFFEAGTSPYKTDGFNNGEIQNFPIRRDGEEKKIDVAEYVAIMSDVLRMKKNLCLCRHFHRLDKNFIAKSKHLKYIDVWPINVFNPNPNNPFDVVSLFMMQLAVIINMLAKWKHLRLRVFLCESNNANSNVSSFDTQMPQLDIFSRMRLEQSLKNLRIEADIIEIQEWNRESEFTSHSSILKQFTSHAEDVSELITEENLNRSLLYMQRANQIIRERSDQTAVSFIYLAAPPQIDTPDFTERSARYIELLTELTAELPPTILVHGISTVTSTTL; from the exons TAGAAGCGGCCGAACTCTGGGTACTTTTGCAGGCGTATTCAGTCCCGTAGCATTGTCAATGTTTAGCGCTTTAGTCTTTATACGTGTGG GATTTATTGTCGGCAATGCTGGTCTTTACGTGACGCTTCTGCAATTCGTTATCGCCTACTTAATTCTCCTATTTACGGTCGCTTCTGTTTGTGCGATCTCCACTAATGGCGCCGTAGAAGGGGGTGGCGTCTATT TCATGATAAGTCGTACATTGGGTCTAGAGTTTGGCGGCTCAATTGGCACGCTTTTCTTTCTAGCAAATGTCGTCGGATGTGCTATGGCGATATCTGGATGTACTGAGGGCATGATGGAGAACTTTGGTCCTGGCGGTTACTTTACTCAATATGGCAAATCGCTGCCAGATGGCACTTGGTGGCGTTTCTTCTTTTCTACGCTAATCAATACGGCAATGTTAGTAGTGTGTTTGATTGGAGCGGCGCTCTTTGCTAAGACATCGGTATTAATTTTGGGTATTGTAACTGTGTGCTTGTTGGCAACATACATAAGTTTCTTGGCCGAAGGTCCAAAGGAG ATTGATGTACCCAAGGAAAACAGCATCATCGGTAATACGACCAAACTTAATTACACCGGTCTCAGTACACAAACCTTGATGGACAACCTTTATCCACACTATGCAAAAGATTACACCTCGAATGGTAAAATGGTTGATTTCGCCACCACATTTGGTGTGTTGTTCGCTGGTGTGACTGGCATTATGGCTGGTGCTAATATGTCGGGTGAATTAAAGAGTCCTTCCAGAAGTATTCCAACTGGCACATTATCGGCTGTGAGCTTCACTTTTGTCTCTTATATTTTACTCTCATTTCTGATGGCATTAACCACACCAGCTGTGACAATGCAAAATAACTATCTATTCCTGATGCCTGTCAACTTTTGGCCACCCTTCACAGCCATTGGCATACTTACTGCCACATTTTCAACCGGTCTGAGCAATCTAATTGGATCCAGTCGTATTTTGGAAGCATTATCAAAGGATCAAGTTTTTGGATCActgttaaaatttgtattacgaGGTACCTGGAAGGGTAATCCCGTTGCAGCAGTAGTCACCAGTTGGGTACTCGTGGAATGTATATTGCTCATAGGTTCTTTGAACACGATTGCTCAAGTCAATTCAGTACTGTTTATGCTTTCTTATTTGGCGACTAACTTGGCTTGCTTGGGTATCGAGTTGACTGGTGCGCCGAACTTCCGcccacttttcaagtatttCACCTGGCACACCTGTCTGATTGGTCTGCTTGGTACATTAATCATGATGTTTGTGATAAATCCTATTTATGCATCGTCcagtattattttatgtttgatCTTGGTGATCGCACTGCATCTGTTCTCGCCAGCTTCGCAGGGCACACAATGGGGCTCGATATCGCAAGCATTAATGTTCCATCAG GTACGCAAGTACTTATTAATGTTAGATTCACGCAAAGATCATGTGAAGTTCTGGCGTCCACAAATGCTATTGCTGGTATCATCACCGCGTTCCTGCTGCCCACTTGTAGATTTTGTCAATGATATGAAAAAGGGTGGGCTTTATGTGATTGGCCATGTGAAGGTTGGTGACTATACGGCCTTCGTCGATCCAACGATTGAAGAGAACAAATATTGGCTATCCTTTTTGGATCatatgaaagtgaaagcgtttgCTGAAGTTACGCTGGCACAATCTATACGCGAAGGCGTTCAACATTTGATACGCCTATCAGGTATCGGTGCAATGAAGCCAAATACCATAATCCTAGGATTCTTCGATAGTGAAGCACCAAAGGACTTTTTCGAAGC GGGAACTTCACCATATAAAACCGATGGCTTTAATAATGGAGAAATTCAAAACTTTCCAATTCGTCGTGACGGTGAAGAGAAAAAAATCGATGTCGCTGAATATGTAGCCATTATGAGCGATGTGTTGCGTATGAAGAAAAACTTATGCTTGTGTCGGCATTTCCATCGTTTGGATAAGAACTTCATTGCAAA aAGCAAGCATTTAAAGTACATAGATGTTTGGCCAATCAACGTTTTCAATCCCAATCCAAATAATCCTTTCGATGTAGTGTCACTTTTCATGATGCAATTGgctgtaataataaatatgctTGCCAAATGGAAGCACTTACGTTTGCGCGTTTTCCTATGTGAATCGAACAATGCAAATTCTAATGTTAG TTCATTTGACACGCAAATGCCACAGTTGGATATCTTCTCTAGAATGAGACTGGAGCAATCTTTGAAGAATTTACGTATCGAGGCGGATATAATAGAg ATTCAAGAATGGAATCGTGAGTCCGAATTCACAAGCCATTCGAGCATACTCAAACAATTTACAAGCCATGCTGAGGATGTCAGTGAATTAATTACGGAAGAAAATCTCAACCGCTCGCTACTCTATATGCAAAG AGCAAATCAAATAATTCGTGAACGGTCCGATCAGACAGCggtttctttcatatatctggCAGCTCCCCCACAAATCGACACACCTGATTTTACAGAGCGCAGCGCACGTTACATTGAATTGCTTACAGAGTTGACCGCTGAATTGCCACCCACTATTCTGGTGCATGGCATAAGTACAGTTACTTCCACCACGCTTTAA